In one window of Apis mellifera strain DH4 linkage group LG12, Amel_HAv3.1, whole genome shotgun sequence DNA:
- the LOC100577913 gene encoding protein roadkill isoform X2, translating into MELLVPIVSDVVFKYTWPIPNYKRTISKKSHIDSPPFNVNINGIHSTWNLSIRFWKNPDGKRIINPVVLCLNMLNCNVDEAEQAKIRFQFAVFNADVKHWEYCHVSRTILELKSYTDIISLGYRDLSIVHRHLKKNGEVVLMVKIQIIQYESEKHNLSQDMARLLKHSYGADTKLICGGLNNTEIPVHSTVLTARSNVLAEMILPLKEFNERKDMKTNTIKDKMDTRMLQENNIIDKESGRFNKRYVFSLELLDLSKEVAEEFLRYIYSDQVDNLDNFAPQLLSLAERFSLQGLKELCERNLIETITPENIASRLLIADEFGCDALKKASLAYCEENLTVLNKSLAWKIMEQTNPELFNEVCEAGIGSSRSSNMDDSELSN; encoded by the exons ATGGAGCTATTGGTACCAATAGTCTCAGACGTCGTGTTTAAATACACGTGGCCTATTCCAAATTACAAAAGAactatttcgaagaaaagccATATAGATAGCCCGCCCTTCAACGTCAATATAAATGGTATTCACAGCACATGGAATTTATCCATCAGATTCTGGAAGAATCCCGATG gcaaaagaataataaacccGGTGGTATTGTGCCTGAACATGTTGAACTGCAACGTAGATGAAGCGGAACAAGCGAAGATACGATTTCAATTTGCAGTTTTCAATGCCGACGTTAAACATTGGGAATACTGTCACGTTAGCAGGACAATACTCGAGCTGAAATCATACACGGACATCATTTCCTTGGGCTATAGAGACTTGTCCATCGTCCACAGACATTTAAAGAAGAATGGTGAGGTGGTATTAATGGTTAAAATACAGATAATCCAATACGAGAGCGAAAAACATAACTTGTCACAG gatATGGCCAGACTGTTAAAACATTCATATGGTGCAGACACTAAGTTAATTTGTGGAGGTTTAAACAATACAGAAATTCCAGTTCATAGTACTGTATTGACTGCTCGTAGCAACGTTCTTGCTGAAATGATTTTgcctttaaaagaatttaatgagAGGAAAGATATGAAGACAAAtactataaaagataaaatggatACGAGAATGTTACAAGAAAATAACATAATCGATAAAGAAAGCGGACGTTTCAAT aaacgtTATGTATTTTCCTTGGAATTGTTGGATCTTAGTAAAGAGGTAGCTGAAGAATTTTTACGATACATATACAGCGATCAAGTCgataatttggataattttgcTCCACAACTTTTATCGTTGGCTGAACGTTTTTCTTTGCAAg gATTAAAAGAACTTTGTGAAAGAAATCTTATAGAAACAATAACTCCAGAAAATATAGCAAGCAGACTTTTAATTGCAGATGAATTTGGATGCGATGCGCTTAAAAAAGCAAGTTTAGCATATTGCGAGGAAAACTTAACGGTACTCAATAAAAGTTTAGCATGGAAAATAATGGAACAAACAAATCCAGAATTGTTTAATGAAGTTTGTGAAGCTGGTATTGGCAGTTCAAGATCAAGTAACATGGATGATAGTGAATTAAGCAATTGa
- the LOC100577913 gene encoding protein roadkill isoform X6, with protein MVFTAHGIYPSDSGRIPMERMVHCLVTGKRIINPVVLCLNMLNCNVDEAEQAKIRFQFAVFNADVKHWEYCHVSRTILELKSYTDIISLGYRDLSIVHRHLKKNGEVVLMVKIQIIQYESEKHNLSQDMARLLKHSYGADTKLICGGLNNTEIPVHSTVLTARSNVLAEMILPLKEFNERKDMKTNTIKDKMDTRMLQENNIIDKESGRFNKRYVFSLELLDLSKEVAEEFLRYIYSDQVDNLDNFAPQLLSLAERFSLQGLKELCERNLIETITPENIASRLLIADEFGCDALKKASLAYCEENLTVLNKSLAWKIMEQTNPELFNEVCEAGIGSSRSSNMDDSELSN; from the exons ATGGTATTCACAGCACATGGAATTTATCCATCAGATTCTGGAAGAATCCCGATG GAAAGAATGGTCCACTGTTTGGTAACAggcaaaagaataataaacccGGTGGTATTGTGCCTGAACATGTTGAACTGCAACGTAGATGAAGCGGAACAAGCGAAGATACGATTTCAATTTGCAGTTTTCAATGCCGACGTTAAACATTGGGAATACTGTCACGTTAGCAGGACAATACTCGAGCTGAAATCATACACGGACATCATTTCCTTGGGCTATAGAGACTTGTCCATCGTCCACAGACATTTAAAGAAGAATGGTGAGGTGGTATTAATGGTTAAAATACAGATAATCCAATACGAGAGCGAAAAACATAACTTGTCACAG gatATGGCCAGACTGTTAAAACATTCATATGGTGCAGACACTAAGTTAATTTGTGGAGGTTTAAACAATACAGAAATTCCAGTTCATAGTACTGTATTGACTGCTCGTAGCAACGTTCTTGCTGAAATGATTTTgcctttaaaagaatttaatgagAGGAAAGATATGAAGACAAAtactataaaagataaaatggatACGAGAATGTTACAAGAAAATAACATAATCGATAAAGAAAGCGGACGTTTCAAT aaacgtTATGTATTTTCCTTGGAATTGTTGGATCTTAGTAAAGAGGTAGCTGAAGAATTTTTACGATACATATACAGCGATCAAGTCgataatttggataattttgcTCCACAACTTTTATCGTTGGCTGAACGTTTTTCTTTGCAAg gATTAAAAGAACTTTGTGAAAGAAATCTTATAGAAACAATAACTCCAGAAAATATAGCAAGCAGACTTTTAATTGCAGATGAATTTGGATGCGATGCGCTTAAAAAAGCAAGTTTAGCATATTGCGAGGAAAACTTAACGGTACTCAATAAAAGTTTAGCATGGAAAATAATGGAACAAACAAATCCAGAATTGTTTAATGAAGTTTGTGAAGCTGGTATTGGCAGTTCAAGATCAAGTAACATGGATGATAGTGAATTAAGCAATTGa
- the LOC100577913 gene encoding protein roadkill isoform X7: protein MNFVTQARVLYSRKRIINPVVLCLNMLNCNVDEAEQAKIRFQFAVFNADVKHWEYCHVSRTILELKSYTDIISLGYRDLSIVHRHLKKNGEVVLMVKIQIIQYESEKHNLSQDMARLLKHSYGADTKLICGGLNNTEIPVHSTVLTARSNVLAEMILPLKEFNERKDMKTNTIKDKMDTRMLQENNIIDKESGRFNNFYSSLFFLRKRYVFSLELLDLSKEVAEEFLRYIYSDQVDNLDNFAPQLLSLAERFSLQGLKELCERNLIETITPENIASRLLIADEFGCDALKKASLAYCEENLTVLNKSLAWKIMEQTNPELFNEVCEAGIGSSRSSNMDDSELSN, encoded by the exons ATGAACTTCGTAACACAGGCGCGTGTGTTGTATTCAC gcaaaagaataataaacccGGTGGTATTGTGCCTGAACATGTTGAACTGCAACGTAGATGAAGCGGAACAAGCGAAGATACGATTTCAATTTGCAGTTTTCAATGCCGACGTTAAACATTGGGAATACTGTCACGTTAGCAGGACAATACTCGAGCTGAAATCATACACGGACATCATTTCCTTGGGCTATAGAGACTTGTCCATCGTCCACAGACATTTAAAGAAGAATGGTGAGGTGGTATTAATGGTTAAAATACAGATAATCCAATACGAGAGCGAAAAACATAACTTGTCACAG gatATGGCCAGACTGTTAAAACATTCATATGGTGCAGACACTAAGTTAATTTGTGGAGGTTTAAACAATACAGAAATTCCAGTTCATAGTACTGTATTGACTGCTCGTAGCAACGTTCTTGCTGAAATGATTTTgcctttaaaagaatttaatgagAGGAAAGATATGAAGACAAAtactataaaagataaaatggatACGAGAATGTTACAAGAAAATAACATAATCGATAAAGAAAGCGGACGTTTCAAT aatttctactcgagtttgttttttttacgg aaacgtTATGTATTTTCCTTGGAATTGTTGGATCTTAGTAAAGAGGTAGCTGAAGAATTTTTACGATACATATACAGCGATCAAGTCgataatttggataattttgcTCCACAACTTTTATCGTTGGCTGAACGTTTTTCTTTGCAAg gATTAAAAGAACTTTGTGAAAGAAATCTTATAGAAACAATAACTCCAGAAAATATAGCAAGCAGACTTTTAATTGCAGATGAATTTGGATGCGATGCGCTTAAAAAAGCAAGTTTAGCATATTGCGAGGAAAACTTAACGGTACTCAATAAAAGTTTAGCATGGAAAATAATGGAACAAACAAATCCAGAATTGTTTAATGAAGTTTGTGAAGCTGGTATTGGCAGTTCAAGATCAAGTAACATGGATGATAGTGAATTAAGCAATTGa
- the LOC100577913 gene encoding protein roadkill isoform X8: MVHCLVTGKRIINPVVLCLNMLNCNVDEAEQAKIRFQFAVFNADVKHWEYCHVSRTILELKSYTDIISLGYRDLSIVHRHLKKNGEVVLMVKIQIIQYESEKHNLSQDMARLLKHSYGADTKLICGGLNNTEIPVHSTVLTARSNVLAEMILPLKEFNERKDMKTNTIKDKMDTRMLQENNIIDKESGRFNNFYSSLFFLRKRYVFSLELLDLSKEVAEEFLRYIYSDQVDNLDNFAPQLLSLAERFSLQGLKELCERNLIETITPENIASRLLIADEFGCDALKKASLAYCEENLTVLNKSLAWKIMEQTNPELFNEVCEAGIGSSRSSNMDDSELSN; encoded by the exons ATGGTCCACTGTTTGGTAACAggcaaaagaataataaacccGGTGGTATTGTGCCTGAACATGTTGAACTGCAACGTAGATGAAGCGGAACAAGCGAAGATACGATTTCAATTTGCAGTTTTCAATGCCGACGTTAAACATTGGGAATACTGTCACGTTAGCAGGACAATACTCGAGCTGAAATCATACACGGACATCATTTCCTTGGGCTATAGAGACTTGTCCATCGTCCACAGACATTTAAAGAAGAATGGTGAGGTGGTATTAATGGTTAAAATACAGATAATCCAATACGAGAGCGAAAAACATAACTTGTCACAG gatATGGCCAGACTGTTAAAACATTCATATGGTGCAGACACTAAGTTAATTTGTGGAGGTTTAAACAATACAGAAATTCCAGTTCATAGTACTGTATTGACTGCTCGTAGCAACGTTCTTGCTGAAATGATTTTgcctttaaaagaatttaatgagAGGAAAGATATGAAGACAAAtactataaaagataaaatggatACGAGAATGTTACAAGAAAATAACATAATCGATAAAGAAAGCGGACGTTTCAAT aatttctactcgagtttgttttttttacgg aaacgtTATGTATTTTCCTTGGAATTGTTGGATCTTAGTAAAGAGGTAGCTGAAGAATTTTTACGATACATATACAGCGATCAAGTCgataatttggataattttgcTCCACAACTTTTATCGTTGGCTGAACGTTTTTCTTTGCAAg gATTAAAAGAACTTTGTGAAAGAAATCTTATAGAAACAATAACTCCAGAAAATATAGCAAGCAGACTTTTAATTGCAGATGAATTTGGATGCGATGCGCTTAAAAAAGCAAGTTTAGCATATTGCGAGGAAAACTTAACGGTACTCAATAAAAGTTTAGCATGGAAAATAATGGAACAAACAAATCCAGAATTGTTTAATGAAGTTTGTGAAGCTGGTATTGGCAGTTCAAGATCAAGTAACATGGATGATAGTGAATTAAGCAATTGa
- the LOC100577913 gene encoding protein roadkill isoform X4: protein MVFTAHGIYPSDSGRIPMERMVHCLVTGKRIINPVVLCLNMLNCNVDEAEQAKIRFQFAVFNADVKHWEYCHVSRTILELKSYTDIISLGYRDLSIVHRHLKKNGEVVLMVKIQIIQYESEKHNLSQDMARLLKHSYGADTKLICGGLNNTEIPVHSTVLTARSNVLAEMILPLKEFNERKDMKTNTIKDKMDTRMLQENNIIDKESGRFNNFYSSLFFLRKRYVFSLELLDLSKEVAEEFLRYIYSDQVDNLDNFAPQLLSLAERFSLQGLKELCERNLIETITPENIASRLLIADEFGCDALKKASLAYCEENLTVLNKSLAWKIMEQTNPELFNEVCEAGIGSSRSSNMDDSELSN from the exons ATGGTATTCACAGCACATGGAATTTATCCATCAGATTCTGGAAGAATCCCGATG GAAAGAATGGTCCACTGTTTGGTAACAggcaaaagaataataaacccGGTGGTATTGTGCCTGAACATGTTGAACTGCAACGTAGATGAAGCGGAACAAGCGAAGATACGATTTCAATTTGCAGTTTTCAATGCCGACGTTAAACATTGGGAATACTGTCACGTTAGCAGGACAATACTCGAGCTGAAATCATACACGGACATCATTTCCTTGGGCTATAGAGACTTGTCCATCGTCCACAGACATTTAAAGAAGAATGGTGAGGTGGTATTAATGGTTAAAATACAGATAATCCAATACGAGAGCGAAAAACATAACTTGTCACAG gatATGGCCAGACTGTTAAAACATTCATATGGTGCAGACACTAAGTTAATTTGTGGAGGTTTAAACAATACAGAAATTCCAGTTCATAGTACTGTATTGACTGCTCGTAGCAACGTTCTTGCTGAAATGATTTTgcctttaaaagaatttaatgagAGGAAAGATATGAAGACAAAtactataaaagataaaatggatACGAGAATGTTACAAGAAAATAACATAATCGATAAAGAAAGCGGACGTTTCAAT aatttctactcgagtttgttttttttacgg aaacgtTATGTATTTTCCTTGGAATTGTTGGATCTTAGTAAAGAGGTAGCTGAAGAATTTTTACGATACATATACAGCGATCAAGTCgataatttggataattttgcTCCACAACTTTTATCGTTGGCTGAACGTTTTTCTTTGCAAg gATTAAAAGAACTTTGTGAAAGAAATCTTATAGAAACAATAACTCCAGAAAATATAGCAAGCAGACTTTTAATTGCAGATGAATTTGGATGCGATGCGCTTAAAAAAGCAAGTTTAGCATATTGCGAGGAAAACTTAACGGTACTCAATAAAAGTTTAGCATGGAAAATAATGGAACAAACAAATCCAGAATTGTTTAATGAAGTTTGTGAAGCTGGTATTGGCAGTTCAAGATCAAGTAACATGGATGATAGTGAATTAAGCAATTGa
- the LOC100577913 gene encoding uncharacterized protein LOC100577913 isoform X3 produces the protein MELLVPIVSDVVFKYTWPIPNYKRTISKKSHIDSPPFNVNINGIHSTWNLSIRFWKNPDGKRIINPVVLCLNMLNCNVDEAEQAKIRFQFAVFNADVKHWEYCHVSRTILELKSYTDIISLGYRDLSIVHRHLKKNGEVVLMVKIQIIQYESEKHNLSQDMARLLKHSYGADTKLICGGLNNTEIPVHSTVLTARSNVLAEMILPLKEFNERKDMKTNTIKDKMDTRMLQENNIIDKESGRFNNFYSSLFFLRKRYVFSLELLDLSKEVAEEFLRYIYSDQVDNLDNFAPQLLSLAERFSLQDEFGCDALKKASLAYCEENLTVLNKSLAWKIMEQTNPELFNEVCEAGIGSSRSSNMDDSELSN, from the exons ATGGAGCTATTGGTACCAATAGTCTCAGACGTCGTGTTTAAATACACGTGGCCTATTCCAAATTACAAAAGAactatttcgaagaaaagccATATAGATAGCCCGCCCTTCAACGTCAATATAAATGGTATTCACAGCACATGGAATTTATCCATCAGATTCTGGAAGAATCCCGATG gcaaaagaataataaacccGGTGGTATTGTGCCTGAACATGTTGAACTGCAACGTAGATGAAGCGGAACAAGCGAAGATACGATTTCAATTTGCAGTTTTCAATGCCGACGTTAAACATTGGGAATACTGTCACGTTAGCAGGACAATACTCGAGCTGAAATCATACACGGACATCATTTCCTTGGGCTATAGAGACTTGTCCATCGTCCACAGACATTTAAAGAAGAATGGTGAGGTGGTATTAATGGTTAAAATACAGATAATCCAATACGAGAGCGAAAAACATAACTTGTCACAG gatATGGCCAGACTGTTAAAACATTCATATGGTGCAGACACTAAGTTAATTTGTGGAGGTTTAAACAATACAGAAATTCCAGTTCATAGTACTGTATTGACTGCTCGTAGCAACGTTCTTGCTGAAATGATTTTgcctttaaaagaatttaatgagAGGAAAGATATGAAGACAAAtactataaaagataaaatggatACGAGAATGTTACAAGAAAATAACATAATCGATAAAGAAAGCGGACGTTTCAAT aatttctactcgagtttgttttttttacgg aaacgtTATGTATTTTCCTTGGAATTGTTGGATCTTAGTAAAGAGGTAGCTGAAGAATTTTTACGATACATATACAGCGATCAAGTCgataatttggataattttgcTCCACAACTTTTATCGTTGGCTGAACGTTTTTCTTTGCAAg ATGAATTTGGATGCGATGCGCTTAAAAAAGCAAGTTTAGCATATTGCGAGGAAAACTTAACGGTACTCAATAAAAGTTTAGCATGGAAAATAATGGAACAAACAAATCCAGAATTGTTTAATGAAGTTTGTGAAGCTGGTATTGGCAGTTCAAGATCAAGTAACATGGATGATAGTGAATTAAGCAATTGa
- the LOC100577913 gene encoding protein roadkill isoform X1 produces the protein MELLVPIVSDVVFKYTWPIPNYKRTISKKSHIDSPPFNVNINGIHSTWNLSIRFWKNPDGKRIINPVVLCLNMLNCNVDEAEQAKIRFQFAVFNADVKHWEYCHVSRTILELKSYTDIISLGYRDLSIVHRHLKKNGEVVLMVKIQIIQYESEKHNLSQDMARLLKHSYGADTKLICGGLNNTEIPVHSTVLTARSNVLAEMILPLKEFNERKDMKTNTIKDKMDTRMLQENNIIDKESGRFNNFYSSLFFLRKRYVFSLELLDLSKEVAEEFLRYIYSDQVDNLDNFAPQLLSLAERFSLQGLKELCERNLIETITPENIASRLLIADEFGCDALKKASLAYCEENLTVLNKSLAWKIMEQTNPELFNEVCEAGIGSSRSSNMDDSELSN, from the exons ATGGAGCTATTGGTACCAATAGTCTCAGACGTCGTGTTTAAATACACGTGGCCTATTCCAAATTACAAAAGAactatttcgaagaaaagccATATAGATAGCCCGCCCTTCAACGTCAATATAAATGGTATTCACAGCACATGGAATTTATCCATCAGATTCTGGAAGAATCCCGATG gcaaaagaataataaacccGGTGGTATTGTGCCTGAACATGTTGAACTGCAACGTAGATGAAGCGGAACAAGCGAAGATACGATTTCAATTTGCAGTTTTCAATGCCGACGTTAAACATTGGGAATACTGTCACGTTAGCAGGACAATACTCGAGCTGAAATCATACACGGACATCATTTCCTTGGGCTATAGAGACTTGTCCATCGTCCACAGACATTTAAAGAAGAATGGTGAGGTGGTATTAATGGTTAAAATACAGATAATCCAATACGAGAGCGAAAAACATAACTTGTCACAG gatATGGCCAGACTGTTAAAACATTCATATGGTGCAGACACTAAGTTAATTTGTGGAGGTTTAAACAATACAGAAATTCCAGTTCATAGTACTGTATTGACTGCTCGTAGCAACGTTCTTGCTGAAATGATTTTgcctttaaaagaatttaatgagAGGAAAGATATGAAGACAAAtactataaaagataaaatggatACGAGAATGTTACAAGAAAATAACATAATCGATAAAGAAAGCGGACGTTTCAAT aatttctactcgagtttgttttttttacgg aaacgtTATGTATTTTCCTTGGAATTGTTGGATCTTAGTAAAGAGGTAGCTGAAGAATTTTTACGATACATATACAGCGATCAAGTCgataatttggataattttgcTCCACAACTTTTATCGTTGGCTGAACGTTTTTCTTTGCAAg gATTAAAAGAACTTTGTGAAAGAAATCTTATAGAAACAATAACTCCAGAAAATATAGCAAGCAGACTTTTAATTGCAGATGAATTTGGATGCGATGCGCTTAAAAAAGCAAGTTTAGCATATTGCGAGGAAAACTTAACGGTACTCAATAAAAGTTTAGCATGGAAAATAATGGAACAAACAAATCCAGAATTGTTTAATGAAGTTTGTGAAGCTGGTATTGGCAGTTCAAGATCAAGTAACATGGATGATAGTGAATTAAGCAATTGa
- the LOC100577913 gene encoding protein roadkill isoform X5 — protein sequence MELLVPIVSDVVFKYTWPIPNYKRTISKKSHIDSPPFNVNINGIHSTWNLSIRFWKNPDVFNADVKHWEYCHVSRTILELKSYTDIISLGYRDLSIVHRHLKKNGEVVLMVKIQIIQYESEKHNLSQDMARLLKHSYGADTKLICGGLNNTEIPVHSTVLTARSNVLAEMILPLKEFNERKDMKTNTIKDKMDTRMLQENNIIDKESGRFNNFYSSLFFLRKRYVFSLELLDLSKEVAEEFLRYIYSDQVDNLDNFAPQLLSLAERFSLQGLKELCERNLIETITPENIASRLLIADEFGCDALKKASLAYCEENLTVLNKSLAWKIMEQTNPELFNEVCEAGIGSSRSSNMDDSELSN from the exons ATGGAGCTATTGGTACCAATAGTCTCAGACGTCGTGTTTAAATACACGTGGCCTATTCCAAATTACAAAAGAactatttcgaagaaaagccATATAGATAGCCCGCCCTTCAACGTCAATATAAATGGTATTCACAGCACATGGAATTTATCCATCAGATTCTGGAAGAATCCCGATG TTTTCAATGCCGACGTTAAACATTGGGAATACTGTCACGTTAGCAGGACAATACTCGAGCTGAAATCATACACGGACATCATTTCCTTGGGCTATAGAGACTTGTCCATCGTCCACAGACATTTAAAGAAGAATGGTGAGGTGGTATTAATGGTTAAAATACAGATAATCCAATACGAGAGCGAAAAACATAACTTGTCACAG gatATGGCCAGACTGTTAAAACATTCATATGGTGCAGACACTAAGTTAATTTGTGGAGGTTTAAACAATACAGAAATTCCAGTTCATAGTACTGTATTGACTGCTCGTAGCAACGTTCTTGCTGAAATGATTTTgcctttaaaagaatttaatgagAGGAAAGATATGAAGACAAAtactataaaagataaaatggatACGAGAATGTTACAAGAAAATAACATAATCGATAAAGAAAGCGGACGTTTCAAT aatttctactcgagtttgttttttttacgg aaacgtTATGTATTTTCCTTGGAATTGTTGGATCTTAGTAAAGAGGTAGCTGAAGAATTTTTACGATACATATACAGCGATCAAGTCgataatttggataattttgcTCCACAACTTTTATCGTTGGCTGAACGTTTTTCTTTGCAAg gATTAAAAGAACTTTGTGAAAGAAATCTTATAGAAACAATAACTCCAGAAAATATAGCAAGCAGACTTTTAATTGCAGATGAATTTGGATGCGATGCGCTTAAAAAAGCAAGTTTAGCATATTGCGAGGAAAACTTAACGGTACTCAATAAAAGTTTAGCATGGAAAATAATGGAACAAACAAATCCAGAATTGTTTAATGAAGTTTGTGAAGCTGGTATTGGCAGTTCAAGATCAAGTAACATGGATGATAGTGAATTAAGCAATTGa